From the Rhodoferax sp. WC2427 genome, one window contains:
- a CDS encoding MFS transporter, translated as MFKNRQIPWALASLSLSMLLSSLGTSIANVALPTLALAFNASFQQVQWVVLAYLLAITTLIVSVGRLGDIIGRRRLLLGGIGLFTAASVLCAATPSLALLLAARVAQGLGAATMMALTMAFVAETVPKAQTGSAMGLLGTMSAVGTALGPTLSGVLIGGFGWQAIFLVNLPLGILAFVLAQRYLPADRPGRSTAKFDAIGTLLLALSLAAYALAMTLGRGHFGTLNIALLLAAAAGTGLFVFSQTRVASPLVQLAAFRDPALGASLATNVLVATVVMATFVVGPFYLSRALGLSAATVGLVMAIGPAISILGGVLSGQVVDRWGAAAMVVAGLVAMVAGAVALSVLPMLFGVVGYIAAIAILTPGYQLFQAANNTAVMVDVPADQRGVVSGLLSLSRNLGLVTGASVMGAVFAFAAGTADIATARPEAVATGLQATFALAALLLVAAVAIAAASSRGAETKKAPG; from the coding sequence ATGTTTAAAAATCGCCAAATCCCCTGGGCCCTTGCCAGCCTGTCGCTGTCCATGCTGCTGTCCTCGCTGGGTACCAGCATCGCCAACGTGGCTCTGCCCACCCTGGCCCTGGCCTTCAACGCCTCGTTCCAGCAAGTCCAGTGGGTGGTGCTGGCCTATTTGCTGGCCATCACCACGCTGATCGTCAGCGTGGGGCGACTCGGCGACATCATTGGGCGGCGGCGGCTGTTGCTGGGCGGCATCGGGCTGTTCACCGCGGCCTCGGTGCTGTGCGCCGCCACACCGTCGCTGGCGCTGCTGCTGGCGGCGCGGGTGGCACAAGGCCTGGGTGCGGCCACCATGATGGCGCTGACCATGGCCTTTGTGGCCGAGACGGTGCCCAAGGCCCAGACCGGCAGCGCCATGGGCCTGCTGGGCACCATGTCCGCCGTGGGCACCGCACTCGGCCCCACGCTGAGCGGTGTGCTGATTGGCGGCTTCGGCTGGCAGGCCATCTTTTTGGTGAATCTGCCGCTGGGCATCCTGGCTTTTGTACTGGCACAGCGCTATTTGCCCGCCGATCGCCCAGGCCGCAGCACCGCCAAGTTTGACGCCATCGGCACGCTGCTGTTGGCGCTGAGCCTGGCAGCCTATGCGCTGGCGATGACGCTGGGGCGGGGCCACTTCGGCACGCTGAATATCGCGCTGTTGCTGGCCGCAGCCGCTGGCACCGGCCTGTTCGTGTTCAGCCAGACCCGCGTGGCCTCCCCCCTGGTCCAGCTGGCGGCCTTCCGCGACCCGGCGCTGGGCGCCAGCCTGGCCACCAACGTGCTGGTGGCCACGGTGGTCATGGCGACCTTTGTGGTGGGGCCGTTCTACCTGTCGCGGGCGCTGGGCCTGAGCGCGGCCACGGTGGGCCTGGTAATGGCCATCGGCCCGGCCATTTCCATCCTGGGCGGCGTGCTGTCAGGCCAGGTGGTAGACCGCTGGGGTGCGGCAGCGATGGTGGTCGCCGGGCTGGTGGCGATGGTGGCGGGCGCGGTGGCGCTGTCGGTGCTGCCCATGCTGTTCGGCGTGGTCGGCTATATCGCAGCCATCGCCATCCTGACCCCGGGTTACCAGCTGTTCCAGGCCGCCAACAACACCGCCGTGATGGTGGACGTGCCCGCCGACCAGCGCGGCGTGGTCTCCGGCCTGCTCAGCCTGTCGCGCAACCTGGGGCTGGTGACGGGTGCTTCGGTGATGGGGGCGGTGTTTGCCTTTGCGGCAGGCACGGCCGACATTGCCACGGCGCGCCCCGAGGCCGTAGCCACTGGCCTGCAGGCGACCTTCGCCCTCGCCGCCCTGCTGCTGGTGGCCGCCGTGGCCATCGCCGCAGCCAGCTCCCGTGGTGCAGAAACGAAAAAAGCGCCTGGTTAG
- a CDS encoding LysR family transcriptional regulator produces MAIPDFNLLVTLDVLLAEGSVARAARRLRLSPSAMSRALARLRETTGDPLLVRAGRGLVPTPRAVELREQVRQLVQDAQAVLRPTEALQPAHLVRTFTLRTSEGFVECFGPGLIARMGAEAPGVRLCFVQKPDKDSAPLREGAVDLEIGVVGSGAAPELRTQALFRDRFIGVVRAGHALSEGEITPARYAAGQHISVSRRGLFKGGIDEALEPLGLQRDIVTIVGGFSTALALARATDLVASVPGRHTGVLRAGMHSFDLPVATPVFTVSMLWHPRLEADPAQRWLRTCVREVCVATD; encoded by the coding sequence ATGGCAATCCCCGATTTCAACCTGCTGGTCACGCTGGACGTGCTGCTGGCCGAAGGCAGCGTGGCGCGTGCCGCCCGCCGCCTGCGCCTGAGCCCGTCGGCCATGAGCCGGGCGCTGGCGCGGCTGCGCGAGACCACCGGCGACCCGCTGCTGGTGCGGGCCGGACGCGGCCTGGTGCCCACACCCCGCGCGGTGGAGCTGCGCGAACAGGTGCGCCAGCTGGTGCAGGATGCACAAGCGGTGCTGCGCCCCACCGAGGCGCTGCAGCCCGCGCACCTGGTGCGGACTTTCACCTTGCGCACCAGCGAAGGCTTTGTGGAGTGCTTCGGCCCCGGCCTCATCGCCCGGATGGGCGCAGAGGCGCCTGGAGTGCGGCTGTGCTTTGTGCAAAAGCCCGACAAAGACAGTGCGCCCCTGCGCGAGGGGGCGGTGGACCTGGAAATCGGCGTCGTGGGCAGCGGCGCCGCGCCCGAGCTGCGCACCCAGGCCTTGTTCCGCGACCGTTTCATCGGCGTGGTGCGCGCGGGGCACGCGCTGAGCGAAGGCGAGATCACGCCCGCCCGCTATGCCGCCGGGCAGCACATCAGCGTGTCGCGGCGCGGGCTGTTCAAAGGGGGAATTGACGAAGCGCTGGAGCCGCTGGGGCTGCAGCGCGACATCGTCACGATCGTCGGCGGCTTTTCGACCGCCCTGGCGCTGGCCCGGGCTACCGACCTGGTGGCCAGCGTGCCCGGGCGGCACACCGGGGTGCTGCGTGCCGGCATGCACAGCTTTGACCTGCCGGTGGCCACGCCGGTGTTCACCGTGTCCATGCTCTGGCACCCCCGGCTGGAGGCCGACCCGGCGCAGCGCTGGCTGCGCACCTGCGTGCGCGAGGTCTGTGTGGCGACGGACTGA
- a CDS encoding ParA family protein, whose product MPLVVFNQKGGVGKSTITCNLAAISASQGLRTLVIDLDPQGNSSSYLLGAQARDDQPTVAGFYEHCLSYSLRTVLPTDFVVTTPHENLHLMPSSPLLGELESKLESRHKLYKLREALQLLAAGYDRIYIDTPPALNFYTRSALIGARACLIPFDCDEFARKALYTLLDNVAEIRADHNPGLVVDGIVVNQFQPRANLPQRMVGELVAEGLPVLQPYLPSSVKIRESHEQSLPMVYLDPQHKLTQAFVALHDVVQGLRVV is encoded by the coding sequence ATGCCGCTTGTCGTTTTCAACCAGAAGGGTGGGGTGGGCAAGTCCACCATCACCTGCAATTTGGCCGCTATCAGCGCCAGCCAGGGGCTGCGCACGCTGGTGATCGATCTGGACCCGCAGGGCAACTCCAGCAGCTACCTGCTGGGCGCGCAGGCCCGGGACGACCAGCCCACGGTGGCCGGGTTTTATGAGCACTGCCTGAGCTACAGCCTGCGCACCGTGCTGCCCACCGACTTCGTCGTCACCACGCCGCACGAGAACCTGCACCTGATGCCGTCCAGCCCGCTGCTGGGCGAGCTGGAGAGCAAGCTGGAGTCGCGCCACAAGCTGTACAAGCTGCGCGAGGCCCTGCAGCTGCTGGCGGCGGGCTACGACCGCATCTACATCGACACGCCACCGGCGCTGAACTTCTACACCCGCTCGGCGCTGATCGGTGCGCGGGCCTGCCTGATCCCGTTCGACTGCGACGAGTTTGCCCGCAAGGCGCTCTACACCCTGCTGGACAACGTGGCCGAGATCCGCGCCGACCACAACCCCGGCCTGGTGGTGGACGGCATTGTGGTGAACCAGTTCCAGCCGCGCGCCAACCTGCCCCAGCGCATGGTGGGCGAGCTGGTGGCCGAGGGCCTGCCGGTGCTGCAGCCGTATTTGCCCTCGTCGGTGAAGATCCGCGAATCGCACGAGCAGTCCTTGCCCATGGTCTACCTGGACCCGCAGCACAAGCTGACGCAGGCCTTTGTGGCGCTGCACGACGTGGTGCAGGGCTTACGGGTCGTGTAA